A window of Pedobacter lusitanus contains these coding sequences:
- a CDS encoding GNAT family N-acetyltransferase, giving the protein MVKVISVRETPEYKDRAIAYLQEIWEEVPPVIYEDCVNHSINAGGDLPQWYLLENGGEIIGCAGLVPNDFISRMDLYPWVCAVYVDEKYRGHAYGSLLLEKAKQDTKKAGFRHMYLCTDHVGYYEKYGFSYIGQGYHPWEEESRIYGVEV; this is encoded by the coding sequence ATGGTAAAGGTCATATCAGTGCGGGAAACCCCGGAATATAAGGACAGGGCAATAGCTTATCTGCAGGAAATCTGGGAAGAGGTACCGCCGGTAATCTATGAAGACTGTGTGAATCACAGTATAAATGCAGGTGGTGATCTGCCGCAATGGTACCTGCTTGAAAACGGTGGGGAAATCATAGGTTGTGCAGGATTGGTGCCTAACGATTTTATTAGCAGAATGGACTTGTATCCATGGGTTTGCGCAGTTTATGTAGATGAAAAATACAGAGGGCATGCCTATGGATCGCTGTTGCTTGAAAAAGCAAAACAGGATACCAAAAAAGCGGGATTCCGGCATATGTATCTGTGTACTGATCATGTTGGCTATTATGAAAAATATGGGTTTAGCTATATCGGTCAGGGTTATCATCCATGGGAAGAGGAATCCCGGATTTATGGGGTTGAGGTATAG
- a CDS encoding alkaline phosphatase family protein, which yields MNDFMPQIKHIVHVMLENRSFDNLLGWLYEEEEKKNIITVIDTNNPQQFNGLQTDFYNLDKNNVKQFVIKGTENNFRIPAFDPHEPFEHVRTQCYTSLTPGVPYPTNIPEMGGFYVDYDNWPNTPEDIMKTYTPDELSMINGLAKNFAVCDQWFASIPSQTNCNRAFAATGNSIGKDNYSSKEGAWVDNHFDLLDPVKLKVDFTEQTHWNILSNAGFNTTDDWMIYHSKLWYLSDYCYTRDLFTQIQSDEFSNHFDDISTFYKRAAAGTLPSYSFLEPRWTTMYGDFGIHGNDYHPPGNVGPGEEFLSELYQAVTQGPAWNETLFIITFDEHGGTYDHFPIATGATPPWQDGNPPCPENLELGFNFDTFGVRVPAIFVSPYIQPNTVFRQEPTAVPFDHTSVIATILKWKGIDPVTCGLGARVANAPTFEAVLNAEEPRNQVPVIQPSPEIPAPADEEPNDLQKSVAARAILHTIRRNQTDEQEGINLYRQHVHAAKTLTALKDGFHEVMKQLHG from the coding sequence ATGAATGACTTCATGCCCCAGATCAAACATATTGTACATGTGATGCTCGAAAACCGATCATTTGATAACCTGCTTGGCTGGTTATACGAGGAGGAAGAGAAAAAGAATATCATCACTGTTATTGATACCAATAATCCGCAGCAATTTAACGGACTTCAAACTGACTTCTACAATCTGGACAAAAACAATGTCAAACAATTTGTAATTAAAGGAACTGAGAATAACTTCCGGATTCCGGCATTCGATCCGCATGAACCATTTGAACATGTCCGGACACAATGTTATACTTCATTAACTCCCGGAGTACCCTATCCTACCAATATCCCCGAAATGGGTGGTTTTTATGTAGATTATGACAACTGGCCAAACACGCCTGAGGATATCATGAAAACCTACACTCCTGATGAATTAAGCATGATTAACGGTCTGGCTAAAAATTTTGCAGTCTGTGATCAGTGGTTTGCTTCCATTCCATCACAAACAAATTGCAACAGAGCATTCGCTGCCACTGGAAATTCTATTGGAAAAGATAATTACTCCAGTAAAGAAGGTGCCTGGGTGGATAATCATTTTGATTTGCTTGACCCGGTAAAGTTAAAGGTTGATTTTACAGAACAAACACACTGGAATATCTTAAGTAATGCGGGTTTCAATACCACAGACGACTGGATGATCTATCACAGCAAATTATGGTACCTGAGCGATTACTGTTATACCCGGGATTTGTTCACACAAATTCAGAGTGATGAATTCAGTAATCATTTTGATGACATATCCACCTTTTATAAGCGTGCAGCAGCTGGAACTTTACCTTCCTATTCATTTCTGGAACCCAGATGGACAACCATGTACGGAGACTTCGGTATTCATGGAAATGATTATCATCCACCAGGCAATGTAGGGCCGGGCGAAGAATTTTTAAGTGAACTTTATCAGGCTGTCACGCAGGGTCCGGCATGGAACGAGACCCTGTTTATTATCACTTTTGATGAGCATGGCGGCACCTATGATCATTTCCCTATCGCTACCGGTGCAACTCCCCCATGGCAGGACGGTAATCCTCCATGCCCTGAGAATTTAGAACTGGGCTTTAACTTTGATACGTTTGGGGTACGTGTACCAGCTATTTTTGTCTCTCCCTATATTCAGCCTAATACTGTATTCCGGCAGGAACCCACAGCTGTACCTTTTGATCATACCTCTGTTATAGCGACTATTTTAAAGTGGAAAGGAATAGATCCGGTAACCTGTGGTTTAGGTGCCAGAGTTGCCAATGCGCCTACATTTGAAGCCGTACTGAATGCTGAAGAACCCCGTAATCAGGTGCCGGTAATCCAGCCAAGCCCTGAAATACCCGCTCCTGCTGATGAAGAGCCGAATGACCTGCAAAAATCGGTTGCAGCCAGAGCCATATTACATACCATCAGGAGAAACCAGACAGACGAGCAGGAAGGAATAAATTTATACAGACAACATGTTCATGCAGCAAAAACATTAACAGCACTGAAAGATGGTTTTCATGAAGTGATGAAGCAGCTGCACGGATAG
- a CDS encoding metal-dependent hydrolase, with the protein MKVTYYGHACFSVIAAGKHILFDPFISGNELASAINIDEIKADYIFVSHGHFDHMLDVVTIANRTGAMVLGIWELYEYFKKQGLKKVHPINPGGKATFDFGTVKSVIGQHSSSFSDGSYAGVACGFVLETVDGNFYYSGDTGLTLDMTLIPRWIDLDFAVFPIGDVLTMGVEDAIEAAQFVKVDQVIGVHYDTFGLIKIDKDDAVKEFEKSDLTLYLPAIGESIDIQR; encoded by the coding sequence ATGAAAGTTACATATTACGGTCATGCATGTTTCTCAGTAATCGCAGCAGGTAAACATATCCTTTTTGACCCGTTTATCTCCGGAAACGAATTAGCCAGCGCTATTAATATTGATGAGATTAAGGCTGATTACATTTTTGTCTCTCATGGTCATTTTGATCATATGCTCGATGTGGTAACTATCGCAAACCGGACAGGTGCGATGGTTCTGGGAATCTGGGAGCTGTATGAATATTTTAAGAAACAAGGGCTTAAAAAAGTGCATCCTATTAATCCTGGAGGTAAAGCCACTTTCGATTTTGGAACAGTGAAATCTGTTATCGGACAACATTCAAGCAGTTTTTCTGATGGAAGTTATGCAGGAGTAGCCTGCGGTTTTGTGCTCGAGACTGTTGATGGTAATTTTTATTACAGCGGCGATACCGGTCTCACTCTGGATATGACTTTGATACCAAGATGGATAGATCTAGACTTTGCTGTTTTTCCAATAGGCGATGTATTGACTATGGGTGTTGAAGATGCTATCGAAGCTGCACAGTTTGTTAAAGTAGATCAGGTTATCGGTGTTCATTATGATACGTTTGGACTGATTAAAATTGATAAGGATGATGCTGTTAAGGAATTTGAAAAATCTGATCTGACGCTTTATCTGCCAGCAATAGGAGAAAGTATCGATATCCAGCGTTAA
- a CDS encoding alpha/beta fold hydrolase gives MKMNKNIFAGTLITAATLLLAAPTFAQTAPAAGSADSIRHFHINVPETAVADLRQRVAATRWPGQETVTDQSQGVKLEKIKKLAAYWGTDYDWRKAEAKLNALPQFITTIDGLDIQFVHIRSKHPHAMPLIVTHGWPGSIFELLKIAGPLTDPTAYGGKAEDAFDLVLPSMPGYGFSGRPQGTGWDADHIAKAWDVLMKRLGYKYYVSQGGDWGSVVADKMALQKPQGLLGIHVNMPATVPADVAKALKNGEQPPAGLSAKEQAAFKSLNHLYTKGGGYAAMMVTRPQTLGYGLSDSPVGLAAFFYDKFNEWTYSGGDAEKSLTRDEILDDISLYWLTNTAVSSAQLYWENNANNFNAVNVTIPAAITVFPGEIYQAPKSWAERSYKKLIYFNEVNKGGHFAAWEEPQLFAEEIRAAFKSLRKSAD, from the coding sequence ATGAAAATGAATAAAAACATCTTTGCCGGTACCCTGATTACCGCAGCGACCCTGCTACTTGCAGCCCCGACCTTTGCACAGACTGCTCCGGCAGCCGGATCTGCAGATTCGATCCGTCACTTTCACATTAATGTGCCTGAAACAGCCGTAGCTGATCTGCGTCAGCGTGTAGCAGCAACCAGGTGGCCGGGACAGGAAACTGTTACAGATCAGTCTCAGGGCGTAAAGCTGGAGAAAATCAAAAAACTTGCAGCTTACTGGGGCACAGACTATGACTGGCGCAAAGCTGAAGCAAAACTGAATGCACTGCCTCAGTTTATCACCACTATTGACGGATTGGATATCCAGTTTGTACACATCCGTTCTAAACATCCCCACGCCATGCCGCTTATTGTAACTCATGGCTGGCCGGGTTCAATTTTTGAACTGCTGAAAATCGCAGGCCCGCTTACCGACCCTACAGCTTACGGAGGTAAAGCTGAAGATGCTTTTGATCTTGTCCTGCCATCCATGCCGGGTTATGGTTTTTCAGGAAGACCACAGGGTACAGGATGGGATGCAGACCATATTGCAAAAGCCTGGGATGTACTGATGAAACGTTTAGGTTATAAATATTACGTTTCCCAGGGAGGAGACTGGGGTTCAGTAGTGGCAGATAAAATGGCACTGCAAAAACCTCAGGGATTGCTGGGAATTCATGTGAACATGCCGGCAACAGTTCCGGCAGATGTGGCTAAAGCACTAAAAAATGGAGAGCAGCCACCAGCCGGACTCTCTGCCAAAGAACAGGCTGCATTTAAATCCCTGAATCACTTATACACCAAAGGCGGAGGTTATGCTGCCATGATGGTTACCCGTCCGCAGACTTTAGGTTATGGGTTGTCTGATTCCCCTGTTGGCCTTGCGGCTTTCTTTTATGACAAATTTAACGAATGGACCTATAGCGGGGGAGATGCCGAGAAATCATTGACCAGAGATGAAATACTGGATGATATCTCTCTTTACTGGTTAACCAATACTGCAGTTTCTTCTGCGCAGCTTTACTGGGAGAATAATGCTAATAATTTCAATGCTGTCAATGTCACTATCCCTGCAGCAATTACAGTTTTTCCCGGAGAAATCTATCAGGCTCCTAAAAGCTGGGCAGAGCGCAGCTATAAAAAGCTGATTTATTTCAATGAAGTAAACAAAGGCGGTCACTTCGCTGCCTGGGAAGAACCGCAGCTTTTTGCAGAGGAAATCCGTGCAGCATTTAAGTCTTTACGTAAATCAGCTGATTAA
- a CDS encoding amidohydrolase family protein produces MKKTLLAIALVFSATTLFAQQTTTYPVNGSYDTRPGMFAFTNATIVVNSSQTLTNATLLIKGQTIQAAGSGLAVPKGYVVIDLKGKFIYPSLIDAFSGYGLAEPVVQPRGARQSIFVSTKKGAYGWNQAIRPETQVKSIFSADSKKADELRKAGFGSVNVINRDGIARGTSAAVTLNESPDNNIFLKDQTAANYSFSKGSSSNDYPASLMGAIALLRQTYYDAQWYGQQKEEYNISLEEFSKQQNIPQIFEVEGWANILRADKIGKEFGKQYIIKSSGDEYQRINEVKATGASLIIPLNFPKAYDVEDPAEARNITLAQMKAWEMAPANPAALEKAGIKFALTSFGLENTRDFWTNIRLAIENGLTEKQALQAVTEIPAALLGISAQVGSLEKGKIANFLISSDNLFKSGNIIFENWVQGKRFIVNKMDVADVRGIYNLTIDGINPLTLKITGTQGGSVASIERSGADSVKTTAAFTRNGDWVSISFNLKKNPDGYIRLSGYLTAASPLLFKGEAALPDGKSALFTAAYKDAAKENAKKDEPKPNLAMGTLIYPFGAFGNAKLPEQENVLIKNATVWTNEKEGVLQQADVLLENGKIKAVGKNLTAGNAKVIDATGKHVTAGIIDEHSHIAGSGGINEGTQSVSAEVRIADVINSEDVNIYRQLAGGVTTSHILHGSANPIGGQSQLIKLRWGKAPEELKFAGADGFIKFALGENVKQSNFGNGARFPVTRMGVEQTFVDEFTRAKEYQKAIGVKGNHVRRDLELDAVAEILNNKRFITCHSYVQSEINMLIHVADSLGFKINTFTHILEGYKVAAQMKAHGIAGSTFSDWWAYKNEVAEAIPYNGKIMHNVGITTAFNSDDAEMARHLNQEAGKAVLYGNVPEEEALKFVTLNPAKILHIADRVGSLKAGKDADVVIWSANPLSIYAKAEKTFVDGIAYWDIDKDAALIKNQQAEKARLIQKMLNSKSSGSATQRALGNAPRLYNCETLEDYSAELNESEHAH; encoded by the coding sequence ATGAAGAAAACCTTACTTGCCATTGCGCTGGTATTTTCTGCTACAACCCTCTTTGCACAGCAAACTACCACCTATCCCGTTAACGGGTCTTATGATACCAGGCCTGGTATGTTCGCCTTTACCAATGCCACTATTGTAGTAAACTCCAGTCAGACACTTACCAATGCTACACTGCTGATCAAAGGACAAACTATTCAGGCCGCCGGTTCTGGTCTGGCCGTCCCTAAAGGTTATGTTGTTATTGACCTGAAAGGGAAATTTATCTATCCTTCATTAATTGATGCTTTTTCGGGCTATGGTTTAGCTGAACCTGTAGTACAGCCTCGCGGAGCACGTCAGTCTATTTTTGTCTCGACCAAAAAAGGTGCTTATGGATGGAATCAGGCAATCAGACCTGAGACGCAGGTGAAAAGTATTTTTTCTGCTGACAGCAAGAAAGCTGATGAACTCAGGAAAGCTGGTTTCGGGAGTGTAAATGTCATTAACCGCGATGGTATTGCAAGAGGAACCTCTGCTGCAGTTACCCTGAATGAAAGTCCTGATAATAACATATTTCTGAAAGATCAGACCGCCGCAAATTACTCTTTCAGTAAAGGTTCATCCTCCAATGATTATCCGGCATCATTAATGGGCGCTATCGCGCTTCTGCGTCAGACTTATTATGATGCACAATGGTATGGCCAGCAAAAGGAGGAATATAATATCTCGCTGGAAGAGTTCTCCAAACAGCAAAATATACCTCAGATTTTTGAGGTTGAAGGCTGGGCCAATATCCTCCGGGCTGATAAAATCGGTAAGGAATTTGGCAAACAATATATCATTAAGTCCAGTGGGGATGAATATCAGCGTATCAATGAAGTTAAAGCGACAGGTGCAAGTCTGATCATTCCGCTGAATTTTCCTAAAGCCTATGATGTGGAAGATCCTGCAGAGGCAAGAAATATCACACTGGCACAAATGAAAGCCTGGGAAATGGCACCGGCAAACCCTGCAGCACTGGAAAAAGCAGGGATTAAATTTGCCCTGACTTCCTTTGGACTGGAAAACACCCGTGATTTCTGGACCAATATCCGTCTTGCTATTGAAAATGGACTGACTGAAAAACAAGCTTTACAGGCTGTTACTGAAATTCCAGCAGCTCTTCTTGGAATTAGCGCTCAGGTTGGTTCGCTGGAAAAAGGTAAAATTGCTAACTTCCTGATCTCATCTGACAACCTGTTTAAAAGCGGAAATATAATATTTGAAAACTGGGTACAGGGAAAACGTTTCATTGTCAACAAAATGGACGTGGCTGATGTACGTGGAATATATAATTTAACTATTGACGGGATTAACCCGCTGACACTGAAAATCACGGGAACACAGGGCGGTTCAGTCGCTTCCATTGAAAGAAGTGGAGCAGATAGTGTTAAAACCACTGCCGCTTTTACCAGAAATGGGGACTGGGTATCGATCAGCTTCAATCTGAAGAAAAATCCTGATGGTTATATCCGTTTAAGCGGTTACTTAACTGCTGCAAGCCCGTTGCTGTTTAAAGGTGAGGCCGCATTGCCGGATGGAAAATCAGCTCTTTTCACCGCTGCTTATAAAGATGCAGCAAAAGAAAACGCTAAAAAAGATGAGCCAAAACCAAATCTGGCTATGGGTACATTAATTTATCCTTTTGGCGCTTTTGGAAATGCAAAATTGCCTGAACAGGAAAATGTACTGATCAAAAATGCAACTGTCTGGACCAATGAAAAAGAAGGTGTATTACAGCAGGCAGATGTACTGCTGGAAAATGGCAAAATTAAAGCTGTTGGTAAAAATCTGACTGCTGGAAATGCAAAAGTAATTGATGCCACTGGTAAACATGTAACGGCAGGAATTATTGACGAACACTCTCATATCGCTGGCAGCGGAGGGATTAATGAAGGTACCCAGTCTGTTTCTGCCGAAGTGCGTATAGCAGACGTAATCAATTCTGAGGATGTAAATATCTATCGCCAGCTGGCCGGTGGTGTCACGACCTCACATATTTTACATGGCTCGGCAAACCCTATCGGCGGCCAGTCCCAGCTGATTAAATTACGCTGGGGTAAAGCACCTGAAGAATTAAAATTTGCCGGTGCTGATGGCTTTATCAAATTCGCATTGGGTGAAAATGTAAAACAGAGTAATTTTGGCAACGGTGCGCGCTTCCCGGTAACACGTATGGGCGTTGAACAAACATTTGTTGATGAATTTACGCGTGCAAAAGAATATCAGAAAGCCATTGGGGTTAAAGGAAACCATGTTCGCCGGGATTTAGAACTGGATGCCGTTGCAGAAATTCTTAATAACAAGCGCTTCATAACCTGCCATTCTTATGTGCAGAGCGAAATCAATATGCTAATTCATGTTGCAGATAGTCTTGGCTTTAAGATCAATACGTTCACGCATATTTTAGAAGGTTATAAAGTGGCCGCTCAAATGAAAGCCCATGGTATTGCGGGTTCTACTTTTTCAGATTGGTGGGCTTACAAAAATGAAGTGGCTGAGGCCATTCCCTATAATGGAAAAATCATGCATAATGTAGGGATCACAACTGCTTTCAACTCTGACGATGCAGAAATGGCGCGTCATCTAAACCAGGAAGCCGGTAAAGCAGTGCTGTATGGTAATGTTCCTGAAGAGGAAGCTTTAAAATTTGTCACTTTAAATCCTGCAAAAATACTACATATAGCTGATCGTGTGGGAAGCTTAAAAGCGGGTAAAGATGCTGATGTGGTCATATGGTCAGCTAATCCGCTGTCTATTTATGCCAAAGCAGAAAAAACCTTTGTGGATGGCATTGCTTACTGGGATATAGACAAAGATGCCGCGCTGATCAAAAATCAGCAGGCTGAAAAAGCCCGTTTAATTCAAAAAATGTTAAACAGCAAAAGCAGTGGCTCTGCTACGCAGCGGGCGCTGGGCAATGCTCCCCGTCTTTACAATTGTGAAACTTTAGAAGATTATTCAGCAGAATTAAACGAATCAGAACATGCACACTAA
- a CDS encoding amidohydrolase family protein — MHTNLKTYLLSLLLSASAITSFAQANISPAKKQDKTIAVTGATIHIGNGTVIENGTILFGNGKIISVRADGQVPQDDVMRIDAAGKHIYPGFIAATTNLGLTEIEAVKATLDFSEIGDYNAHIRSIVAYNTDSKVPATLRSNGVLLAQPTPQGGIISGSSAVVQLDAWNWEDAAVKINDAMHMSWPATPRFRESGRGQTSAEVTAERTQSTINQLTSFFAEAKAYSEMGKAEVINTRFEAMKPVFTGKEKLFIKANSAKEIVAAVNFAKKFGITPVITDADEAYLVIDFLKTNNITVVVKQPHALPNNNDDDVNMPYKNAAVLANAGLNVVLSIDGYWQQRNLPFMAGTVAAWGLDKEKALSAITLNAARAMGVDQLTGSLEAGKDATFFISAGDALDMKTNKVEQAFIQGRAINLDNLHKQLDKKFSDKYASEKIN, encoded by the coding sequence ATGCACACTAACTTAAAAACATATTTACTCAGCCTGCTTTTATCGGCATCGGCCATTACTTCTTTTGCACAGGCTAATATATCGCCTGCAAAAAAACAGGATAAAACCATTGCTGTTACCGGAGCCACCATACATATAGGAAACGGAACTGTAATTGAGAACGGAACTATCCTATTTGGAAATGGCAAAATTATATCAGTAAGAGCTGACGGACAGGTTCCTCAGGATGATGTAATGCGTATTGACGCTGCCGGAAAACACATTTATCCAGGCTTTATTGCAGCTACCACAAACCTTGGATTAACAGAGATTGAGGCCGTAAAAGCCACTCTTGATTTTTCAGAAATCGGAGATTATAATGCGCATATCCGTTCAATAGTAGCTTATAATACAGATTCAAAAGTTCCTGCAACTTTACGCAGTAATGGTGTTTTGCTGGCTCAACCGACCCCGCAGGGCGGAATAATTTCTGGCAGTTCTGCCGTTGTTCAGCTCGATGCCTGGAACTGGGAAGATGCTGCTGTTAAAATTAATGATGCCATGCATATGAGCTGGCCGGCTACACCCCGTTTCAGAGAATCAGGCAGAGGACAAACTTCAGCTGAAGTAACAGCAGAGCGTACGCAATCAACCATCAATCAACTGACCTCATTCTTTGCCGAAGCAAAAGCTTATTCGGAAATGGGTAAAGCTGAAGTTATCAATACCCGCTTTGAAGCCATGAAACCTGTATTTACTGGTAAAGAGAAACTATTTATCAAGGCAAACAGTGCGAAAGAGATCGTTGCAGCAGTAAATTTCGCCAAAAAATTCGGGATTACACCAGTCATTACCGATGCGGATGAAGCTTATCTGGTTATTGATTTTTTAAAAACCAACAATATTACTGTGGTAGTGAAACAGCCTCACGCATTGCCAAATAACAATGATGATGATGTAAACATGCCCTATAAAAATGCAGCTGTGCTTGCTAATGCGGGTTTAAATGTGGTTTTGAGTATTGATGGTTACTGGCAGCAGCGCAATCTGCCTTTTATGGCCGGAACCGTTGCCGCCTGGGGTCTGGATAAAGAAAAAGCATTATCTGCTATTACACTGAATGCAGCCAGAGCTATGGGGGTAGATCAGTTAACGGGAAGTCTTGAAGCTGGAAAAGACGCTACTTTTTTCATTTCTGCAGGTGATGCACTGGACATGAAAACGAATAAAGTGGAACAGGCATTTATTCAGGGCAGAGCTATCAATCTGGATAACCTGCATAAGCAACTGGACAAAAAATTCAGTGATAAATACGCTTCTGAAAAGATTAATTAG
- a CDS encoding thiol-activated cytolysin family protein, whose product MKKVNLLSILVIGLAVSCKKEAKIASNDANEQNKDSQLSVFQDRKIIENPMIEIGKGSNLNFSQLLNNQKASSGIVRDSVWSNNEGKTVFVETDDVMVSNENWDLAYPGAIFNSKSIVNGYLFNPLSVRDYDPLPIRASLSIPGTNVGGTIENPDISSARDFVGQVIARQGTVPQINSFSYTSNQFTDYNELKYTFGANVDIGKIVSIGVNGGGTKIKARTGVIAKFVQENFTVDMSLPKKTELISVSDANSLMGEYAPVYVNSVTYGRFGVFMAETDASYQDFNVAFKAGLNIGIVKSDINVTSAQKELLDKAKITIYMKFGPGQAYVATVNGYDAFKNAILAGASVTSDSYGGPISFRMRNLKNFALFKTIFKINLANN is encoded by the coding sequence GTGAAAAAAGTAAATCTACTCTCTATTCTGGTGATAGGACTTGCCGTGTCCTGTAAAAAAGAAGCAAAAATTGCTTCAAACGATGCTAATGAACAAAACAAGGATTCACAATTAAGTGTTTTCCAGGACAGAAAAATCATCGAAAATCCTATGATTGAAATAGGTAAAGGTTCGAACCTGAATTTCAGTCAGTTACTTAACAACCAAAAAGCAAGCAGCGGGATTGTCAGAGACAGTGTCTGGTCCAATAACGAAGGAAAAACAGTATTCGTGGAAACGGATGATGTAATGGTTTCAAACGAGAACTGGGACCTCGCCTATCCGGGTGCAATTTTCAACAGTAAATCTATTGTAAATGGTTATTTGTTTAATCCGCTAAGTGTAAGAGACTATGATCCGCTACCAATCAGAGCAAGTCTTTCAATTCCTGGTACTAACGTTGGTGGTACTATCGAAAACCCTGATATCTCATCAGCACGTGATTTTGTTGGTCAGGTAATTGCCAGACAGGGTACTGTTCCTCAAATCAACAGTTTCTCTTATACTTCAAATCAGTTTACTGACTATAATGAACTTAAATATACCTTTGGTGCTAACGTAGATATCGGTAAAATCGTAAGTATCGGCGTTAACGGCGGCGGAACTAAAATTAAAGCCCGTACTGGTGTAATTGCCAAATTTGTTCAGGAGAACTTCACTGTAGATATGTCATTGCCTAAAAAAACAGAGCTGATCAGTGTTAGTGATGCCAATTCATTAATGGGTGAATATGCTCCTGTTTATGTAAACTCAGTAACTTATGGAAGATTTGGAGTATTTATGGCTGAAACTGATGCTTCATACCAGGATTTCAACGTAGCTTTTAAAGCTGGTTTAAACATCGGTATTGTAAAATCTGATATCAATGTAACTTCTGCTCAGAAAGAATTACTGGACAAAGCTAAAATTACAATTTATATGAAATTCGGACCGGGTCAGGCTTATGTAGCTACTGTAAATGGTTATGATGCATTCAAAAATGCCATATTAGCCGGTGCATCAGTTACCAGTGACAGTTACGGAGGACCAATTTCATTCAGAATGAGAAACCTGAAAAACTTTGCACTGTTTAAAACAATCTTCAAAATCAATCTTGCTAATAATTAA
- a CDS encoding thiol-activated cytolysin family protein yields the protein MNVYLLSRMKVSLFGICGLLLISTYGCKKSDSLKAGQQSADQHTGSPKTQGLVESSDFTVMDNNADLVYAGNIISGKLLTDSAKFWGLNDYQKLPIRISCSFPGQNTGDVINTPRMSSFRQTLQNILRRQTFQNTQIGAFAYTYRPFYDYDELRKEFGYNLSVRGLFSSSSTSLMHNVTTIKKRFGFVASFEIENFTVDVPLPKKTELVSETDLAALVATGEDPLYINSISYGQKGILSVETNLDMEETNKAFTKVTKKIFKKTTETMTEYEKNLIQQSTITLFLVGGPNSGSPITIDGYNSFITYVTSLGDFSADNPGYPTSFRLRRLKDYSLFKLNVNLPN from the coding sequence ATGAATGTCTATTTATTAAGCAGAATGAAGGTTTCTTTATTCGGTATCTGTGGCTTGCTGCTCATCAGCACTTATGGATGCAAAAAAAGTGATTCTCTGAAAGCAGGCCAGCAATCAGCTGATCAGCATACAGGATCACCTAAAACCCAGGGTTTAGTTGAATCTTCTGATTTTACCGTCATGGATAATAACGCTGATCTCGTTTATGCGGGTAATATTATCTCCGGAAAACTACTGACTGATTCTGCAAAGTTCTGGGGCCTGAATGATTATCAGAAATTACCAATCAGAATCAGTTGTTCTTTTCCTGGTCAGAATACCGGTGATGTAATCAATACGCCAAGAATGTCTTCTTTCAGACAGACCTTACAGAATATTCTCAGGAGACAAACCTTTCAGAATACACAGATTGGTGCATTCGCTTATACTTACAGACCATTCTATGATTATGATGAACTGAGAAAAGAATTTGGCTATAATTTAAGCGTGAGAGGACTCTTTTCTTCTTCTTCTACAAGTTTGATGCATAATGTTACCACAATCAAAAAAAGATTTGGTTTTGTGGCCAGTTTTGAAATTGAAAACTTTACTGTGGATGTACCTCTGCCTAAAAAGACTGAATTAGTCAGCGAGACTGATCTTGCTGCTTTGGTTGCTACAGGTGAGGATCCACTGTATATCAATTCCATTTCATATGGTCAGAAAGGTATCCTTTCGGTAGAAACGAATCTCGATATGGAAGAGACCAACAAAGCTTTTACCAAGGTGACCAAAAAGATCTTCAAGAAAACTACGGAAACTATGACCGAATACGAGAAAAATCTGATCCAGCAATCAACAATTACCTTGTTTTTAGTTGGCGGACCAAATTCCGGCAGTCCGATCACGATAGATGGATATAATTCATTTATTACTTATGTGACTTCATTGGGAGACTTCTCTGCCGATAATCCTGGTTATCCAACCAGTTTCCGCTTAAGAAGACTAAAAGACTATTCACTGTTTAAGCTTAACGTTAATTTGCCAAATTAA